A region from the Medicago truncatula cultivar Jemalong A17 chromosome 6, MtrunA17r5.0-ANR, whole genome shotgun sequence genome encodes:
- the LOC25495835 gene encoding plant cysteine oxidase 2 — protein MKEDIGGISMKMEGSLVEKNEERVRNVEKVGYMKRVIVKKRKPYHSNKVKKPMSNKALQKLFVSCKETFKGPNTVPSPQNVHKLCHILDNMKPEDVGLSKDLQFFKPESIFRENPRVTYTTIYKCDNFSLCIFFLPSKGVIPLHNHPGMTVFSKLLLGQMHIKSYDWVDPDVSHNLLKQPSQLRLAKLKANKVFTSPCDTSVLYPKTGGNIHEFTAITPCAVLDVIGPPYSKDDGRDCSYYRDHLYTAFPNGEIAELKEENESYGWLEEIEMPENSQMDGIEYLGPPIIETSL, from the exons ATGAAGGAAGATATTGGAGGTATATCTATGAAAATGGAGGGTAGTTTAgtagaaaaaaatgaagaaagagttAGAAATGTTGAAAAAGTTGGTTATATGAAAAGGGTCATTGTCAAAAAGAGGAAACCTTATCATAGTAACAAGGTTAAGAAGCCAATGTCTAATAAGGCACTTCAGAAATTATTTGTCTCATGCAAGGAAACATTCAAAGGACCTAACACTGTCCCTTCACCACAAAATGTTCACAAACTATGTCACATTCTTG ACAACATGAAGCCAGAAGATGTTGGACTAAGTAAAGATTTGCAGTTCTTCAAACCTGAAAGCATTTTCAGAGAGAATCCAAGGGTCACATATACAACCATATACAAATGTGATAATTTTTCA CTATGTATTTTTTTCCTACCTTCAAAAGGAGTCATTCCTCTTCATAACCACCCAGGAATGACTGTTTTCAGTAAGCTTTTGTTGGGACAAATGCACATTAAGTCTTATGATTGGGTTGATCCTGATGTCTCTCACAATTTGTTGAAGCAACCATCTCAAT TGAGGTTGGCAAAGTTAAAAGCAAATAAAGTGTTCACATCACCATGTGACACTTCAGTGTTGTATCCAAAAACTGGAGGCAATATCCATGAATTCACAGCCATAACTCCATGTGCTGTTCTTGATGTCATTGGACCTCCTTATTCCAAAGATGATGGCAGAGATTGTTCTTACTATAGAGATCACCTTTACACTGCTTTTCCTA ATGGAGAAATTGCTGAgttgaaagaagaaaatgaaagttatGGATGGTTGGAAGAAATAGAGATGCCAGAAAACTCTCAAATGGATGGGATTGAATATTTGGGTCCTCCAATTATAGAGACTTCCCTATAA
- the LOC25495837 gene encoding protein RRP6-like 2, with protein sequence MNVDHDQPPPTATATAALQTLTSGPLSSSVASLAASSRCIPSERDFFFYRNFNEFKLPIDEISRESQSMLEAIGVASNSPFPGDLDDGYDWLVNVNDDVLERFDVANDEFREYRRIQEEDAKNGNGNGRMNGSEAMMVDDGFEIVYGKKKKGGRGKVVGVEDSEISVAEGVKVAMKDKRTVGGKAKIPFHIPTIRRPQDEFSIIVNNANVPFEHVWLQRSDDGQKFVHPLEKLSVLDFVDKDPENIVPQKPPSLESTPFKLVEEVKDLKEMAAKLRSVNEFAVDLEHNQYRSFQGLTCLMQISTRTEDFVVDTLKLRIHIGPHLREVFKDPSKRKVMHGADKDIVWLQRDFGIYVCNMFDTGQASKVLKLERNSLEHLLNHFCEITANKEYQNADWRLRPIPDEMLRYAREDTHYLLYIYDTMRINLCSLPKAPESSDTPLVEVYKRSYDVCMQLYEKELLTENSYLHIYGLQGAGFNAQQLAIVSGLCEWRDIVARAEDESTGYVLPNKTVLEIAKQMPVTTNKLRRLVKTKHPYLEHNLDSVVTVIRHSIQNAAAFEAAAQQLKEGNATTGSDAVPVTTEDPAPQTQNPKESFQHQDTDVQIKLKPNNVTSELPRESLTIPEQTRDANVGALSTLKGNGATVQVLKKPGGAFGALLGNSASKRKLGLDKKGKEEIKLEQIRSSVTLPFHSFSGGSETSKPVVETPSVADQQKPVTDPASTSALDEIIMLDTDTGVEEDVEQNNNLENPTEQTEKNPSASTSDEDEPKSLSELSANFKKCFQSNKQNNRIRKPKKTEQASGLLQLTPYDYEAAMNHVKFGEKKKNPSSQNCDGRAEKEDASGKKKRSTIGDGQPSDLPKQFQQGRRRAAFPASGNRSATFR encoded by the exons ATGAACGTCGATCACGATCAACCACCGCCTACCGCCACCGCAACCGCCGCACTCCAAACCCTAACCTCCGGTCCACTCTCATCATCAGTAGCTTCGCTCGCCGCTTCTTCACGTTGTATCCCATCGGAGAGAGATTTCTTCTTTTACCGCAATTTCAACGAATTCAAACTCCCAATTGATGAAATCTCGCGTGAATCGCAATCCATGCTTGAAGCAATCGGTGTAGCTTCAAATTCGCCTTTTCCTGGTGatcttgatgatggttatgattgGCTTGTCAATGTGAATGATGATGTTTTGGAAAGATTCGATGTCGCGAACGATGAGTTTCGCGAATATCGAAGGATTCAAGAAGAAGATGCCAAGAATGGGAATGGAAATGGAAGAATGAATGGGAGTGAGGCAATGATGGTGGATGATGGGTTTGAGATTGTTTatgggaagaagaagaaagggggGAGAGGGAAGGTGGTTGGGGTGGAGGATTCGGAGATTTCGGTGGCGGAGGGTGTGAAGGTGGCGATGAAAGATAAGAGGACGGTGGGCGGGAAGGCGAAGATTCCGTTTCATATACCGACTATTCGAAGGCCGCAGGATGAGTTTAGTATAATTGTTAATAATGCTAATGTGCCTTTTGAGCATGTTTGGTTGCAGAGGAGTGATGATGGGCAGAAGTTTGTTCATCCATTG GAAAAGCTAtctgttttggattttgttgataAAGATCCTGAAAATATTGTGCCACAAAAGCCCCCGTCATTAGAAAGCACCCCTTTCAAGCTTGTAGAAGAAGTCAAAGATTTGAAGGAGATGGCTGCTAAGCTGCGTTCTGTTAATGAATTTGCG GTTGATTTGGAGCATAATCAATATCGgtctttccaaggtttgacttGCTTGATGCAAATATCAACAAGGACTGAAGATTTTGTTGTCGACACTTTGAAACTCCGCATTCATATTGGGCCCCATTTAAGGGAAGTCTTCAAGGACCCTTCCAAGAGGAAG gTTATGCATGGTGCGGATAAAGATATTGTGTGGCTTCAACGAGACTTTGGCATTTATGTTTGTAATATGTTTGACACTGGCCAG GCTTCAAAGGTGTTAAAATTGGAGAGAAATAGTTTAGAGCATCTTCTGAACCATTTTTGTGAGATTACAGCAAACAAAGA ATACCAGAATGCTGATTGGAGACTACGCCCGATTCCTGATGAGATGTTAAG ATATGCCAGAGAAGATACACATTATCTGCTGTATATATATGATACAATGAGGATTAACTTATGTTCCTTGCCAAAGGCACCTGAAAGTTCTGATACTCCTCTGGTAGAG GTCTACAAGCGCAGTTATGATGTCTGCATGCAGCTGTATGAGAAAGAACTTCTGACAGAAAACTCATACCTTCATATATATGG ATTGCAAGGGGCTGGTTTTAATGCTCAACAGCTTGCCATTGTTTCG GGGCTGTGTGAGTGGCGCGACATTGTTGCTCGTGCAGAGGATGAGAGCACTGGATATGTATTGCCAAATAAAACTGTTCTTGAAATCG CTAAGCAGATGCCTGTCACTACAAACAAGTTACGGCGATTGGTGAAGACAAAGCATCCATATCTTGAACACAATCTGGATTCTGTTGTTACCGTCATCAGACATTCAATTCAGAATGCTGCTGCTTTTGAAGCAGCTGCTCAACAGTTGAAAGAAGGAAATGCCACCACA GGATCAGACGCAGTACCTGTTACGACTGAAGATCCCGCACCCCAAACGCAGAACCCAAAG GAATCTTTTCAGCATCAAGATACCGATgtacaaataaaattgaagccCAATAATGTCACATCTGAGCTCCCAAGGGAAAGTCTCACTATTCCAGAGCAGACTAGGGATGCAAATGTTGGCGCACTCTCTACATTGAAG GGAAATGGAGCAACTGTCCAGGTTCTTAAAAAGCCTGGCGGTGCTTTTGGGGCACTGTTGGGGAACTCAGCTTCAAAGAGGAAGCTCGGTCTTGATAAAAAG GGCAAGGAAGAGATCAAGCTAGAGCAAATTAGATCTTCAGTCACTCTTCCTTTCCATTCATTTTCGGGTGGCAGTGAGACATCAAAACCTGTAGTAGAAACTCCTAGTGTAGCAGACCAACAAAAACCTGTTACTGATCCAGCTTCCACCTCTGCTCTAGATGAGATTATAATGCTGGACACCGATACAGGTGTTGAGGAGGATGTAGAGCAGAATAATAACCTAGAGAATCCGACGGAGCAGACGGAGAAAAATCCAAGTGCTTCAACTTCGGACGAGGATGAGCCTAAGTCTCTCTCGGAACTGTCTGCAAACTTTAAAAAGTGTTTTCagtcaaacaaacaaaataacagaATCAGAAAGCCAAAGAAAACTGAACAAGCTAGTGGCTTATTGCAGTTGACGCCATATGATTATGAAGCAGCAATGAACCATGTGAAGTTtggagaaaaaaagaagaatccATCATCCCAGAATTGCGATGGTCGTGCCGAGAAAGAGGACGCAAGTGGCAAGAAGAAGCGTTCAACGATAGGAGACGGACAGCCAAGTGATTTGCCTAAACAATTTCAACAAGGTAGAAGACGTGCAGCATTTCCTGCTTCCGGGAATCGCAGTGCAACATTCCGCTGA